The Hemiscyllium ocellatum isolate sHemOce1 chromosome 14, sHemOce1.pat.X.cur, whole genome shotgun sequence genome includes a region encoding these proteins:
- the cnbpb gene encoding CCHC-type zinc finger, nucleic acid binding protein b isoform X2: MNSQECFTCGRSGHWARECPNAGGRSRIRGRGRGSFTAARDICYRCGESGHLAKDCELQEDACYNCGKGGHIAKDCKEPKKEREQCCYNCGRPGHLARDCDHADEQKCYSCGEFGHIQKDCTKVKCYRCGETGHVAINCSKNYSLRD, encoded by the exons ATGAACAGCCAGGAGTGCTTTACTTGTGGACGTAGTGGACATTGGGCACGTGAGTGTCCAAATGCAGGTGGACGCAGTCGGATTAGAGGTCGTGGCAGAGGAAGTTTCACTGCTGCAAGAG ATATCTGTTATCGTTGTGGTGAATCAGGCCACCTTGCAAAGGATTGTGAGCTCCAGGAAGATG CTTGCTACAACTGTGGTAAGGGTGGCCATATTGCCAAAGATTGCAAGGAGCCAAAGAAGGAGAGGGAGCAGTGCTGCTATAACTGTGGCAGACCTGGACATCTGGCCCGTGACTGTGATCACGCTGATGAGCAGAAATGTTATTCGTGTGGAGAGTTTGGGCACATTCAGAAGGACTGCACTAAAGTCAAGTGCTATAG GTGTGGTGAAACTGGTCACGTTGCCATCAATTGCAGCAAG AACTACAGTCTAAGAGACTAA
- the cnbpb gene encoding CCHC-type zinc finger, nucleic acid binding protein b isoform X1 translates to MNSQECFTCGRSGHWARECPNAGGRSRIRGRGRGSFTAARDICYRCGESGHLAKDCELQEDACYNCGKGGHIAKDCKEPKKEREQCCYNCGRPGHLARDCDHADEQKCYSCGEFGHIQKDCTKVKCYRCGETGHVAINCSKASEVNCYRCGEAGHLARECTIEATA, encoded by the exons ATGAACAGCCAGGAGTGCTTTACTTGTGGACGTAGTGGACATTGGGCACGTGAGTGTCCAAATGCAGGTGGACGCAGTCGGATTAGAGGTCGTGGCAGAGGAAGTTTCACTGCTGCAAGAG ATATCTGTTATCGTTGTGGTGAATCAGGCCACCTTGCAAAGGATTGTGAGCTCCAGGAAGATG CTTGCTACAACTGTGGTAAGGGTGGCCATATTGCCAAAGATTGCAAGGAGCCAAAGAAGGAGAGGGAGCAGTGCTGCTATAACTGTGGCAGACCTGGACATCTGGCCCGTGACTGTGATCACGCTGATGAGCAGAAATGTTATTCGTGTGGAGAGTTTGGGCACATTCAGAAGGACTGCACTAAAGTCAAGTGCTATAG GTGTGGTGAAACTGGTCACGTTGCCATCAATTGCAGCAAGGCAAGTGAAGTGAACTGCTACCGTTGTGGTGAAGCTGGACATCTTGCACGGGAATGCACGATCGAGGCTACAGCTTAA